A genomic window from Nicotiana sylvestris chromosome 11, ASM39365v2, whole genome shotgun sequence includes:
- the LOC138881541 gene encoding uncharacterized protein — translation MVKAWITNSVSRDISTSVMCLKNAREVWKDINDRFDKIQKEALSNTSNFSGDSASFSVSPAQSTNNRNFTQRVNFESRKNVSGVSCKYCKKPGHTVEKCYRLYGFPPEFKFTKNKKSASCVQGDILVSPAINQPPGNSSPIHGFTNEQYQHILTMFQQVQVSSGPVSNTPSIEDCGFVHFAGLFTVYAIESLDSHVCASSQTNVDPWILDSGATTHMTPHKHLLHDIVPLVRHFLVTLPNGYKVKVISTGSLHLRHDITLLNVLLGLSMKRSLLVHIDIWGPYNTKTYNGFRMLSPLLLKVYPYEKLHGFPPSYDHLRSFGCMCFATSPKVGRTKFQSRAIPCIFLGYPCGKKGYKLLNMSNSSVFYSRDVIFHEHIFPYTSSSLPSLSSVFPSPFVNIPASPPIITPHLTSPSVVPPVVTPVVST, via the exons ATGGTTAAGGCATGGATCACTAACTCTGTGTCTAGGGATATTTCAACTAGTGTCATGTGTCTTAAGAATGCAAGGGAAGTCTGGAAAGACATTAACGATAGATTTG ATAAGATTCAAAAGGAAGCTCTCTCCAATACTTCTAACTTCTCTGGTGATTCTGCTTCTTTTTCTGTGTCACCTGCTCAATCAACCAACAACAGAAATTTCACTCAAAGGGTAAATTTTGAATCCAGAAAGAATGTCAGTGGTGTCTCTTGCAAGTATTGTAAGAAACCTGGACACACAGTAGAGAAATGTTATAGACTTTATGGGTTTCCCCCTGAGTTCAAGTTCACAAAGAACAAGAAGTCTGCATCATGTGTCCAAGGTGACATATTGGTATCTCCTGCTATAAACCAGCCTCCAGGGAATTCTTCTCCAATTCATGGGTTTACCAATGAACAATATCAGCACATCTTGACTATGTTTCAACAAGTTCAAGTCTCTTCTGGTCCTGTTTCCAACACTCCTTCCATTGAGGACTGTGGTTTTGTTCACTTTGCAGGTTTGTTTACCGTTTATGCTATAGAATCTTTAGACTCCCATGTGTGTGCATCTTCACAGACTAATGTGGATCCTTGGATCTTAGATTCAGGGGCCACTACTCACATGACTCCACACAAACACTTACTTCATGATATTGTACCTTTAGTTAGACATTTCCTTGTTACCTTACCAAATGGTTATAAAGTAAAGGTTATATCAACTGGGTCATTGCACCTAAGACATGATATAACTCTTCTCAATGTTCTTCTT GGCCTTTCAATGAAGAGGTCACTG CTAGTTCACATTGACATTTGGGGCCCCTATAACACTAAAACTTACAATGGATTCAG GATGCTCTCACCTCTTTTGCTCAAAGTTTATCCTTATGAAAAGTTGCATGGGTTCCCACCATCTTATGACCACTTGAGGTCTTTTGGTTGTATGTGTTTTGCAACTTCTCCTAAGGTTGGTAGAACTAAGTTTCAATCTAGAGCCATACCCTGTATCTTTCTAGGTTACCCTTGTGGCAAGAAGGGTTATAAGTTATTGAATATGTCCAATTCTTCAGTGTTCTACTCTAGAGATGTAATATTCCATGAACACATATTTCCTTACACTTCCTCTTCCTTGCCTTCTCTTTCTTCTGTTTTCCCTTCACCATTTGTGAACATCCCAGCTTCTCCACCTATCATAACTCCTCACCTTACTTCTCCTTCTGTTGTTCCTCCTGTTGTCACTCCAgttgtaagcacatga